One genomic window of Entelurus aequoreus isolate RoL-2023_Sb linkage group LG07, RoL_Eaeq_v1.1, whole genome shotgun sequence includes the following:
- the ribc1 gene encoding RIB43A-like with coiled-coils protein 1, which yields MASIRLDFPAVTLRLTDQQKEKMYKVNFPGEQLIETDVERRQAAEAARKARIFNTRSRVMGLDLHALNKQTQDKKRREEMERERDKAFDKLRLEHDEALLQRDLEEREVRAALHADLTQYWSIHQRVEDSRDADLKCGLRGAFRIDVPEAELGPSSMRVFEGEDIGEGQRKREQLKKTEQDLLEQKVDRERRCMEDKHREALAAKELLHQDHSWRQQHAAEEEGKKAARVALDLYNQALATERNERLKEQRRRDESENLAEMTSNMMTERWDAAVKQLEEGRRPVVTDGWKGMSPEQLRDIHRERQVQCIDRQRRRVFEKNRDAAWNSHILKDSREAQEEEQRMAELRRAKRLQSDQFNMQLAQEQQAHQQYLNNQLYTNKPSRAYFSQFNTTSR from the exons ATGGCATCCATAAGGTTGGATTTTCCTGCAGTGACATTGAGATTGACTG ATCAGCAAAAAGAGAAAATGTACAAAGTTAATTTCCCAGGTGAGCAATTGATTGAGACCGATGTGGAAAGAAGACAGGCTGCAGAGGCAGCACGCAAAGCTCGCATCTTCAATACAAGGTCGCGTGTGATGGGCCTTGACCTGCATGCACTCAACAAACAGACCCAGGATAAAAAGCGGCGGGAAGAAATGGAGAGAGAAAGAGACAAAGCttttg ATAAGCTGAGACTGGAGCATGATGAAGCACTGTTGCAGAGAGACTTGGAGGAAAGGGAAGTGCGAGCAGCATTGCATGCTGACTTGACTCAGTATTGGAGCATCCATCAGCGTGTGGAGGACTCACGCGACGCTGATCTCAAGTGTGGCCTGAGGGGGGCTTTCAGGATTGACGTTCCAGAGGCTGAGCTTGGGCCTTCCAGCATGCGTGTCTTTGAA GGTGAAGATATTGGAGAGGGACAGCGCAAGAGAGAACAATTGAAAAAAACAGAACAAGATCTGCTGGAACAAAAGGTGGACCGTGAGAGAAGGTGCATGGAGGATAAGCACAGAG AGGCACTGGCAGCGAAAGAACTGTTGCATCAGGACCACAGCTGGAGACAACAACACGCTGCTGAGGAGGAGGGCAAAAAAGCTGCCCGGGTCGCTCTTGACCTCTACAACCAGGCTCTG GCTACAGAGCGGAATGAAAGACTGAAAGAGCAGCGTCGGAGAGACGAGAGCGAGAATCTCGCTGAGATGACATCCAACATGATGACTGAGCGCTGGGATGCAGCAGTGAAACAGCTGGAAGAAGGACGGAGGCCTGTTGTGACTGACGGGTGGAAGGGGATGAGTCCTGAGCAGCTGAGGGACATTCACAGGGAGAGACAAGTGCAATGCATTGACAGACAG AGACGGCGAGTTTTTGAGAAAAATCGGGACGCAGCTTGGAACTCCCACATCCTAAAGGACTCCAGAGAAGCTCAGGAAGAGGAACAGAGAATGGCTGAGCTCAGGAGAGCAAAGCGACTGCAGTCAGACCAGTTCAACATGCAGCTGGCCCAAGAACAGCAAGCACA TCAGCAGTACCTGAACAATCAGCTGTACACCAACAAACCCAGTCGGGCCTACTTCAGTCAATTCAACACCACTTCTCGCTGA